The Methylomonas koyamae genome has a segment encoding these proteins:
- the nifB gene encoding nitrogenase cofactor biosynthesis protein NifB — MELPVLNETPAASAGGCSSHSCGSSDDQLGHLSDEIRAKVENHPCYSEDAHHYFARMHVAVAPACNIQCHYCNRKYDCSNESRPGVVSELLTPEQAVKKTMAVAANIPQMTVLGIAGPGDPLANPERTFETFRRLSQDAPDIKLCVSTNGLALPESVEELSKHNIDHVTITINCVDPEIGAQIYPWIFWENKRIKGVKGAKILIEQQQKGLEMLTARGILVKVNSVMIPGVNDKHLAEVSKIVKAKGAFLHNVMPLIAEAEHGTFYGVMGQRGPTQDELMDLQDACSGDMNMMRHCRQCRADAVGLLGEDRGDEFTMDKIEAMEIDYQSAMEKRKVIHEAIAEEMHSKRAAKVEKAASHADEPKLNTRPVLMAIATSGQGVINQHFGHAKEFLIYEASPDGVRFMSHRKTDLYCSGDDTCGDGESVLQRTIRALEGCEVVLCSKIGYEPWDMLEQAGIQPNGEHAMEPIEDAVMAVYKEMAAAGKLDEVSADKRATA; from the coding sequence ATGGAATTGCCAGTTTTGAACGAAACTCCCGCGGCCAGCGCAGGCGGCTGCTCATCCCACTCCTGCGGTTCATCGGACGACCAATTAGGCCATTTGTCCGACGAAATACGGGCCAAGGTGGAAAACCATCCGTGTTACTCGGAAGACGCCCACCACTACTTCGCCCGCATGCACGTAGCGGTGGCGCCGGCCTGTAACATCCAGTGCCATTACTGCAACCGCAAATACGATTGCTCCAACGAATCGCGGCCGGGCGTAGTCTCGGAATTGCTGACGCCGGAACAGGCAGTCAAGAAAACCATGGCGGTGGCGGCCAACATCCCGCAAATGACTGTGCTCGGCATCGCCGGCCCCGGCGACCCGCTGGCCAACCCGGAACGTACCTTCGAAACCTTCCGCCGTTTGAGCCAGGATGCGCCGGACATCAAACTGTGCGTGTCCACCAACGGTCTGGCCCTACCGGAATCGGTCGAGGAGTTGTCCAAACACAACATCGACCACGTCACCATCACGATCAACTGCGTCGATCCGGAAATCGGCGCCCAAATCTATCCGTGGATTTTCTGGGAAAACAAACGCATCAAAGGCGTGAAGGGCGCCAAGATTTTGATCGAGCAGCAACAAAAAGGCCTGGAAATGCTGACGGCCAGAGGCATCCTGGTCAAAGTTAATTCGGTGATGATTCCCGGCGTCAACGACAAGCACTTGGCGGAAGTCAGCAAAATCGTCAAAGCCAAAGGTGCTTTCCTGCACAACGTGATGCCGTTGATCGCCGAAGCCGAACACGGCACGTTCTACGGTGTGATGGGCCAGCGCGGTCCGACCCAGGACGAATTGATGGACCTGCAAGATGCCTGTTCCGGCGACATGAACATGATGCGCCACTGCCGGCAATGCCGGGCCGACGCGGTCGGTCTGCTGGGCGAAGACCGCGGCGACGAGTTCACGATGGACAAGATCGAAGCGATGGAGATCGACTACCAATCGGCGATGGAAAAACGCAAGGTCATCCACGAAGCGATTGCCGAGGAAATGCACAGCAAGCGCGCCGCCAAAGTCGAAAAAGCCGCCAGCCATGCCGACGAGCCCAAGCTGAACACCCGTCCGGTGTTGATGGCCATCGCCACCAGCGGCCAAGGCGTGATCAACCAACACTTCGGCCATGCCAAAGAGTTTTTGATCTACGAAGCCTCGCCGGATGGCGTGCGCTTCATGAGCCATCGCAAAACCGATCTGTACTGTAGTGGCGATGATACTTGCGGCGACGGCGAAAGCGTGTTGCAACGCACGATTCGGGCTTTGGAAGGCTGCGAAGTGGTGCTGTGCTCCAAGATCGGTTACGAGCCTTGGGACATGCTGGAGCAAGCCGGTATCCAGCCCAATGGCGAGCATGCGATGGAACCGATCGAGGACGCGGTCATGGCGGTTTACAAGGAAATGGCCGCGGCCGGCAAGCTGGATGAGGTTAGTGCCGATAAACGGGCGACAGCCTAA
- a CDS encoding type II secretion system protein GspD: MVLMISTPALAASNGFIIEELEFKNSQVADIIRVLSEDAKVNIVATPEAGKKEVTIFLKKIALEDAIRAICRISDLWYRQDEGGPGTYRLMTKDQYSMDLMLGQDDNIKVFQLRTPNVIAIAMAIQNLYAPRVRVSFNPVMGSGMGMGMRGNMGMGGANRGRFGGMSGMNSFGGGMGGMGGYGGMGGFGYGGAGGGYGGGFLGSGGVRGSNAYGFNRAYGYRDGRNSQMGGMGNLTYQDQLPNNMSVDQIEQLSANSQDGKQIDSEKLAEVAGANKVVFVTVNQEHNQLIVKTSDQNILKSIGELVQQMDIPQTQVMLEMKIIDVKVGEDFSSLFNFEIKNTAVQGNSTNPLILGGAAALTGGGSFVYEFVSDKVKANIEFLEKNNRVNIVSNPMLVASNHRPATLFVGEERVMVRGYAVSSVQNTNTATTFSSPETELLDIGTTLEIIPHINDDGSIHIQMSQENSTLNEGAATIPITSNNNDKVLDLPIDTVTTARMQGEIFAKHGHTVAVGGLIRDSFSRNRRKVPYLADIPLLGNVFRQTEDADSKSEMVLLITPYILNEKDERHQQYDPTVKYHQYAPDTAMQSKPVPQPEYPEDSACGEACAPDRLRNSER, encoded by the coding sequence ATGGTACTGATGATTAGCACGCCGGCGCTGGCTGCCAGCAACGGTTTCATCATTGAAGAGCTGGAGTTCAAAAACTCGCAGGTCGCCGACATCATCCGCGTGCTGTCCGAGGACGCCAAAGTCAACATCGTCGCCACTCCGGAAGCCGGCAAAAAAGAAGTCACCATCTTTCTGAAAAAAATCGCACTGGAAGACGCGATTCGCGCCATCTGCCGCATCAGCGACCTATGGTACCGCCAGGACGAAGGCGGTCCGGGCACCTACCGGCTGATGACCAAGGACCAGTACAGTATGGACTTGATGCTGGGCCAGGACGACAACATCAAAGTCTTCCAACTGCGCACGCCCAATGTCATCGCCATTGCCATGGCCATTCAAAACCTCTATGCACCGCGGGTGCGGGTCAGCTTCAACCCGGTTATGGGCAGCGGCATGGGCATGGGCATGCGCGGCAATATGGGCATGGGCGGCGCCAACCGCGGCCGCTTCGGCGGCATGAGCGGCATGAACAGTTTCGGCGGCGGCATGGGCGGCATGGGCGGCTACGGCGGCATGGGCGGATTCGGTTACGGCGGTGCCGGTGGCGGCTACGGCGGCGGTTTCCTGGGTTCCGGCGGCGTGCGCGGCAGCAATGCTTACGGCTTCAATCGCGCCTACGGCTACCGCGACGGCCGCAACAGCCAGATGGGCGGCATGGGCAACCTGACCTATCAAGACCAACTGCCCAACAACATGAGCGTCGACCAAATAGAACAGTTGTCGGCAAACTCCCAAGACGGCAAACAAATCGACAGCGAAAAACTGGCCGAAGTCGCCGGCGCCAACAAAGTCGTGTTCGTTACCGTCAACCAGGAACACAACCAACTGATCGTCAAGACCAGCGACCAGAACATCCTCAAATCCATCGGCGAACTGGTACAACAGATGGACATTCCGCAGACCCAGGTCATGCTGGAAATGAAGATCATCGACGTCAAGGTCGGCGAAGACTTCTCGTCGCTGTTCAACTTCGAAATCAAAAACACCGCAGTGCAGGGCAACAGCACCAATCCATTGATTCTGGGCGGCGCGGCGGCGCTGACCGGCGGCGGCAGCTTTGTTTACGAATTCGTTAGCGACAAGGTCAAGGCCAACATCGAGTTTCTGGAAAAAAACAACCGGGTCAACATCGTCTCCAACCCGATGCTGGTGGCTTCCAACCATCGCCCGGCCACGCTGTTCGTCGGCGAGGAACGGGTCATGGTGCGCGGCTACGCGGTCAGCAGCGTGCAAAACACCAACACCGCCACCACCTTCTCCAGCCCGGAAACCGAATTGCTGGACATCGGCACCACGCTGGAAATCATCCCGCACATCAACGACGACGGCAGCATCCACATCCAGATGAGCCAGGAGAACTCCACGCTCAACGAAGGCGCCGCGACGATACCGATCACCAGCAACAACAACGACAAAGTCCTGGATTTGCCGATAGACACCGTCACCACCGCCCGCATGCAGGGCGAAATTTTCGCCAAGCACGGCCATACCGTTGCTGTCGGCGGCTTGATCCGCGACAGCTTTTCCCGCAACCGGCGCAAAGTGCCTTACCTGGCCGACATCCCGCTGCTGGGCAACGTGTTTCGGCAAACGGAGGACGCGGACAGCAAATCGGAAATGGTGCTGCTGATCACGCCTTACATCCTCAACGAAAAGGACGAGCGCCACCAGCAATACGACCCGACCGTCAAATACCACCAATACGCCCCGGACACCGCAATGCAATCCAAACCGGTGCCCCAACCCGAATACCCGGAAGATTCCGCCTGCGGCGAAGCCTGCGCCCCGGACCGGCTGAGGAACAGCGAGCGATGA
- a CDS encoding PepSY domain-containing protein, protein MKKISVKTAVLAGLGLLSLGAIAADHGLESCIQAVKKEKSGDLIKLEKLNVAGKGAYELELRDNNRQEWEFMCDADSGKLTERESEVADPASQAFKKNAKITEEDAAAIALKANPGTIEEVEYEVEENGAASYEFDIVNDKGVETKIEVDAASGKIIETATEEWEIGEEADERR, encoded by the coding sequence ATGAAAAAGATATCGGTAAAAACTGCGGTACTGGCCGGTTTGGGTTTGCTGTCGCTGGGCGCGATTGCGGCCGACCACGGCTTGGAAAGCTGTATTCAGGCCGTTAAAAAAGAAAAATCCGGCGATCTGATCAAGCTCGAGAAGTTGAACGTGGCTGGCAAGGGAGCCTACGAACTCGAATTGCGCGACAACAATCGCCAGGAATGGGAATTCATGTGCGACGCCGATAGCGGCAAGTTAACCGAGCGCGAATCGGAAGTCGCCGATCCTGCCAGCCAGGCCTTCAAAAAGAATGCCAAAATCACGGAAGAGGACGCCGCCGCGATTGCCTTGAAAGCCAATCCGGGCACGATAGAGGAAGTCGAGTACGAGGTGGAAGAGAACGGTGCCGCCTCCTATGAATTCGACATCGTCAACGACAAAGGCGTCGAAACCAAGATCGAAGTCGATGCGGCCAGCGGCAAGATCATCGAGACTGCCACCGAAGAATGGGAAATCGGCGAAGAAGCCGACGAACGCCGGTGA
- a CDS encoding autotransporter domain-containing protein, whose amino-acid sequence MPDPATADVCNWEGGDSVWSSDGNWSCGAVPGNTDDAVLNTDDNLNLDVAAGVQKFTLSSANAVLQGTGPLTSNSAFDLQSGTVSAILAGDDGANKTTAGSVTLSGANTYTGVTTISAGTLALGANNVFDNNSSIVVDGGTLAMGAFSDTVAGVTLQSGTISGSGGVLTSDSKFILQSGNVSAILAGDDGADKTTAGTVTLSGTNTYTGATTISAGTLALGANNVFDNNSSIVVDGGTLAMGTFSDTVAGVTLQSGTISGNGGVLTSDSKFILQSGSVSAILAGDDGADKTTTGTVTLSGTNTYTGTTTISAGTLALGASNVFDNNSSLVVDGGTLAMGVFSDTVAGVTLQSGTISGNGGVLTSDSKFVLQSGEVNAILAGSQGAEKTTADTVTLKGANTYTGATTVSAGTLALGANNVFDNNSSLVVDGGTLAMGAFSDTVAGVTLQSGTISGSDGVLTSNSKFVLQSGEVNAILAGTQGAEKTTADTVTLKGANTYTGITTVSAGTLALGANNVFDNNSSLVVDGGTLAMGTFSDTVLGVTLQSGTISGSGVLTSNTTYNLQSGSIDALLAGNVGINKTTADTVTLNGDNTYTGTTQVNAGILIFNGSGNHTLTGSYTGAGTLEFADGTNQFATGATIATANLILSGGTNQITSGASVTSSNVTLSGGTNTIDKALSVTSFAVSGGSNTLNAALTATNATFDGGLTDTTDINASYNVSGTTTVNGGNVNFASSTTAVLGQTLVINGGQVSFAAAVTEVDEYIQTDGILSGPGELRVSSATLSGGSMLGPGKFIIDGNGGTSTNLLLNGNFQLDNQSTLINSGNVVVAANAALQGSGTYRQTAGTTRVDGNWSQALTEIQAGVFRGNGSIGGDFVNQGTVGANGDNLILNGPVVGSGAYAGGVQFNNSFAPGPAPSGAGIAQIDASNADLVFGSSSKLIIEFGGDQNGQLVSDSITARSIALQGASLDLRRLASQPNFTPQQFFAQTAILTTTTGNISGAFNSDVDCPTGSDDLYVLSQQEKQFLLTIVPRLPNLVPADVQSLAGALQQADCNPNTPASLQNLLNGLKPFLSAGTSETDKVNQFVNALRQISPKQLAAEQTLTNRVGKLQVANLSQRMDNQRQFSAVGSAAPQTNFSANVGSPAPSAPPTSGASPGGGGAAPATSGERSGQAPAAAPSSGALSINLQSDPDSPPDLLSSFKNLGFFLNGQFEWVDRTSTLVQRGYRSALYGVTAGADYRFSQRFLLGTSLGYGNTYAEIANNGGDQSIGGYTASLFSSLNLTDNWYIDAVANLSYNQYHTNRTTAYTDANGNAVNETAKSKTDGWQQQFSLSSGYDLPMGEWTFGLRARGEYAHMSIAGRKEHGANLGMNLVIDDQKYDSLTSAVGAVVMRSFSLPFGVLVSQVNVEYERQWIDKLPSMKTGFADQPNVKFTTASYVVDQDYLNVRAAVSAQLPYGGSAFLQYDTTLGLENTSRHAINAGVRFEF is encoded by the coding sequence GTGCCCGATCCGGCCACTGCTGATGTCTGTAACTGGGAAGGCGGCGACTCGGTCTGGTCCAGCGACGGCAACTGGAGCTGCGGCGCCGTGCCGGGCAACACCGACGACGCGGTACTGAATACCGACGACAACCTGAATCTGGACGTTGCCGCCGGCGTCCAAAAATTCACGCTGTCTTCCGCCAACGCCGTGCTGCAAGGCACGGGACCGCTGACCTCGAATAGCGCATTCGACTTGCAATCCGGCACGGTCAGCGCGATTCTGGCCGGCGACGATGGTGCCAATAAAACCACGGCCGGCAGCGTCACGTTGAGCGGCGCCAATACCTATACCGGAGTTACCACAATCAGCGCCGGCACCCTGGCCTTGGGCGCCAACAACGTATTCGACAACAACTCCAGCATCGTCGTCGACGGCGGCACGCTGGCAATGGGTGCGTTCAGCGATACCGTCGCCGGCGTCACGCTGCAATCCGGCACGATCAGCGGCAGCGGCGGCGTGCTGACTTCGGATAGCAAGTTCATACTGCAATCCGGTAACGTCAGCGCCATTCTGGCCGGCGACGACGGTGCCGATAAAACCACAGCCGGCACCGTCACACTCAGCGGTACCAATACTTACACCGGCGCGACCACGATCAGCGCCGGCACCCTGGCCTTGGGCGCCAACAACGTATTCGACAATAACTCCAGCATCGTCGTCGACGGCGGCACGCTGGCAATGGGTACGTTCAGCGATACCGTCGCCGGCGTCACGCTGCAATCCGGCACGATCAGCGGCAACGGCGGCGTGCTGACTTCGGATAGCAAGTTCATATTGCAATCCGGTAGCGTCAGCGCCATTCTGGCCGGCGACGACGGTGCCGATAAAACCACAACCGGCACCGTCACACTCAGCGGTACCAATACTTACACCGGCACCACCACGATCAGCGCCGGCACCCTGGCCTTGGGCGCCAGCAACGTATTCGACAACAACTCCAGCCTCGTCGTCGACGGCGGCACGCTGGCAATGGGCGTTTTCAGCGACACCGTCGCCGGCGTCACGCTGCAATCCGGCACGATTAGCGGCAACGGCGGCGTGCTGACTTCGGATAGCAAATTCGTATTGCAATCCGGCGAAGTCAACGCCATTTTGGCCGGCAGTCAAGGCGCCGAAAAAACCACAGCCGACACCGTTACCTTAAAGGGCGCCAATACCTATACCGGCGCCACCACGGTCAGTGCCGGTACGTTGGCCTTGGGCGCCAACAACGTATTCGACAACAACTCCAGCCTCGTCGTCGACGGCGGCACGCTGGCAATGGGCGCGTTCAGCGACACCGTCGCCGGCGTCACGCTGCAATCCGGCACGATCAGCGGCAGCGATGGGGTGCTGACGTCGAATAGCAAATTCGTATTGCAATCCGGCGAAGTCAACGCCATTTTGGCCGGCACCCAAGGCGCCGAAAAAACCACAGCCGACACCGTTACTTTAAAAGGCGCCAATACCTATACCGGTATCACCACGGTCAGTGCCGGTACCTTGGCCTTGGGCGCCAACAACGTATTCGACAACAACTCCAGCCTCGTCGTCGACGGCGGCACACTGGCAATGGGCACTTTCAGCGACACAGTGCTTGGCGTGACGCTGCAATCCGGCACAATCAGCGGCAGCGGGGTTTTAACCTCCAACACCACCTACAATTTGCAATCCGGTTCGATCGATGCCTTGCTGGCGGGTAACGTCGGTATCAACAAAACCACCGCCGATACGGTTACCCTGAACGGCGACAACACTTATACCGGTACGACCCAAGTCAATGCCGGTATCTTAATTTTCAACGGCAGCGGCAACCACACCCTTACCGGCAGCTATACCGGCGCCGGCACGTTGGAATTTGCCGACGGCACCAACCAGTTCGCGACCGGTGCGACCATCGCCACCGCCAACCTGATCTTGAGTGGCGGTACCAACCAGATCACCAGCGGCGCCAGCGTCACCTCTTCCAACGTGACCTTGAGCGGCGGCACCAACACCATCGACAAAGCCTTATCCGTTACCTCGTTCGCTGTTAGCGGCGGTAGCAACACCCTGAACGCGGCGCTAACCGCCACCAACGCTACCTTCGACGGCGGCCTCACCGACACTACCGATATCAATGCAAGTTACAACGTCAGCGGCACCACCACAGTCAACGGCGGCAACGTCAATTTCGCCTCATCGACTACGGCGGTATTGGGGCAGACTCTAGTGATTAACGGCGGCCAGGTCAGTTTCGCCGCGGCCGTCACCGAAGTCGACGAGTACATTCAAACCGACGGCATTTTGTCCGGACCGGGGGAACTCAGAGTGTCTTCCGCCACGTTGTCGGGCGGCTCCATGCTCGGCCCCGGCAAATTTATCATCGACGGCAACGGCGGCACCTCGACCAATCTGCTGCTGAACGGCAATTTCCAGTTGGACAACCAATCCACGTTGATTAACAGCGGCAACGTGGTAGTCGCCGCCAATGCCGCGCTGCAAGGTAGCGGCACTTACCGGCAGACCGCCGGCACCACCCGGGTCGACGGCAACTGGAGCCAGGCCCTGACCGAGATCCAGGCCGGAGTTTTTCGCGGTAACGGCAGCATCGGCGGCGACTTCGTCAACCAGGGCACGGTCGGTGCCAATGGCGACAACCTAATTTTGAACGGACCGGTCGTCGGCAGCGGCGCCTACGCCGGCGGCGTGCAGTTCAACAATAGCTTTGCCCCCGGCCCTGCGCCGAGCGGTGCCGGCATCGCCCAAATCGACGCCAGCAATGCCGACCTGGTATTCGGCAGTAGCAGCAAATTGATTATCGAATTCGGCGGCGACCAAAACGGCCAATTGGTTTCCGATTCGATCACCGCCCGCAGCATTGCGCTGCAAGGCGCGTCGTTGGACTTGCGGCGTCTGGCGAGTCAACCCAACTTCACCCCGCAGCAGTTTTTCGCCCAAACCGCCATTCTGACCACCACTACCGGTAACATCAGCGGCGCCTTCAACAGCGACGTCGACTGCCCGACCGGCTCCGACGACCTGTACGTGTTGTCCCAACAGGAAAAGCAATTTTTGCTGACCATCGTTCCGCGGTTGCCGAATCTGGTTCCGGCCGACGTGCAGTCGCTGGCCGGCGCCCTGCAACAAGCCGATTGCAACCCGAACACGCCGGCCAGCCTGCAAAACCTGCTGAACGGCCTGAAGCCGTTTCTGTCCGCGGGCACATCCGAAACCGACAAGGTCAACCAATTCGTCAATGCCTTGCGCCAGATCAGCCCAAAACAACTGGCGGCCGAGCAGACCCTGACCAACCGGGTCGGCAAACTGCAGGTTGCCAATCTCAGCCAGCGCATGGACAACCAACGCCAATTTTCCGCGGTCGGCAGCGCCGCGCCGCAAACCAACTTCTCCGCCAACGTCGGCAGCCCGGCGCCGTCGGCTCCGCCTACCTCCGGCGCATCTCCCGGCGGCGGTGGCGCCGCACCGGCAACCAGCGGCGAACGTTCCGGCCAGGCACCCGCCGCCGCACCCAGCTCCGGAGCGCTGTCGATCAATTTGCAAAGCGACCCGGACAGCCCGCCCGATCTGTTGTCGTCGTTCAAGAATCTGGGATTTTTTCTGAACGGCCAGTTCGAATGGGTGGACCGTACTTCGACGCTGGTGCAGCGCGGCTACCGCTCGGCGCTTTACGGCGTCACGGCCGGGGCCGACTACCGTTTCAGCCAACGCTTTCTATTGGGCACTTCGCTCGGATACGGCAACACCTACGCCGAAATCGCCAACAACGGCGGCGACCAGTCCATCGGCGGCTACACCGCATCGCTGTTCAGTTCGTTGAACCTGACAGACAACTGGTATATCGATGCCGTCGCCAATCTGAGTTACAACCAATACCACACCAACCGCACCACGGCCTATACCGACGCCAACGGCAATGCGGTCAACGAAACTGCGAAGAGTAAAACCGACGGCTGGCAACAACAGTTCAGCCTCTCCAGCGGCTACGATTTGCCGATGGGCGAATGGACCTTCGGTTTGCGCGCCCGCGGCGAATACGCGCATATGTCCATCGCCGGACGTAAGGAACACGGCGCCAATCTGGGCATGAATCTGGTGATCGACGACCAGAAATACGACTCGCTGACCAGCGCGGTCGGCGCGGTGGTCATGCGCAGTTTCAGCCTGCCGTTCGGCGTGCTGGTGTCGCAAGTCAACGTCGAATACGAGCGGCAATGGATAGACAAGTTGCCCAGTATGAAAACCGGCTTTGCCGACCAGCCCAACGTCAAATTCACGACCGCATCCTACGTGGTCGACCAGGATTATCTGAATGTCAGGGCGGCGGTTTCGGCGCAATTGCCTTACGGCGGCTCGGCCTTCTTACAGTACGATACGACCTTGGGCCTGGAGAATACGTCCCGCCACGCGATCAACGCCGGGGTCCGTTTCGAGTTTTGA
- a CDS encoding sel1 repeat family protein, with product MALAALLCSACQPIHMGIDSDYTVAVENCYAYRYGDKLRKINFTQAFDWCHRAAQWGDANSQTLLGELYYLGLGGEQDMRHAEVWFEKAARQGQPHAQYMLYRIHAASNDLARQERADYWLKQARQSGYKLAQPR from the coding sequence TTGGCCCTGGCCGCCCTGCTCTGCAGCGCCTGCCAGCCGATCCACATGGGCATCGATTCCGACTACACCGTCGCCGTCGAAAACTGCTACGCCTACCGTTACGGCGACAAACTGCGCAAGATCAACTTCACCCAGGCCTTCGACTGGTGCCACCGCGCCGCGCAATGGGGCGACGCCAATAGCCAGACTTTGCTCGGCGAACTGTATTACCTGGGACTGGGCGGCGAGCAGGATATGCGCCACGCCGAAGTCTGGTTCGAGAAAGCGGCGCGCCAGGGCCAACCCCATGCCCAATACATGCTGTACCGCATCCATGCCGCCAGCAACGACCTGGCCCGCCAGGAACGAGCCGACTACTGGCTGAAACAAGCCCGGCAAAGCGGCTACAAGCTGGCCCAGCCCCGTTAA
- a CDS encoding LuxR C-terminal-related transcriptional regulator, whose amino-acid sequence MAIRLLVVDLESVTNRFDSATLAAQGVLADVAESAAPVACRQQPDVVWFADRAECGAMPRIAEIRAIAPDCPALVVAGACGSRALAYLQAGVVGVADFGSDHRRLADIAHRVQNGSYYLDPDIAQVLAIRHVKRLLEPFSALSSREFDVFCMLAEGFALQDIAEQLGISRKTVSNCQTSLKLKLGLEDRSAMKKFAESHGLISAGRV is encoded by the coding sequence GTGGCTATCCGATTATTGGTCGTCGATTTAGAATCCGTAACAAACCGTTTCGATAGCGCTACGTTGGCGGCACAGGGCGTGCTGGCCGACGTGGCCGAATCCGCCGCTCCGGTCGCCTGTCGGCAACAGCCGGACGTGGTCTGGTTTGCCGACAGGGCCGAATGCGGCGCCATGCCGCGCATCGCCGAGATTCGGGCAATCGCGCCGGATTGCCCGGCGCTGGTGGTAGCCGGTGCCTGCGGTAGTCGGGCCTTGGCTTACTTGCAAGCCGGCGTGGTCGGCGTTGCCGATTTCGGCAGCGACCACCGGCGCCTGGCCGACATCGCCCATCGAGTCCAAAACGGTAGCTATTACCTGGACCCGGATATCGCCCAAGTGCTGGCGATCCGCCACGTCAAACGCTTGTTGGAGCCGTTCAGCGCATTGAGTTCGCGCGAATTCGACGTGTTTTGCATGTTGGCCGAGGGTTTTGCTTTACAAGACATCGCCGAGCAATTGGGCATCAGCCGCAAGACCGTTTCCAATTGCCAGACCTCGCTGAAGCTGAAACTCGGGCTGGAAGACCGGTCGGCGATGAAAAAATTTGCCGAAAGCCATGGCCTGATCTCGGCCGGAAGGGTATGA
- a CDS encoding 4Fe-4S dicluster domain-containing protein: protein MALQIIESCVNCYACEPLCPSKAIFMSSKAGHFRINPNKCTECEGDYQDTQCASICPIEGAILDANGIAVNPPGSLTGIPPERMAEVMAELQAH, encoded by the coding sequence ATGGCTCTACAAATCATAGAATCCTGTGTCAACTGTTACGCCTGCGAGCCCTTGTGCCCTAGCAAGGCGATTTTTATGTCCAGCAAAGCCGGGCATTTTCGGATCAATCCGAACAAATGCACCGAATGCGAAGGCGATTACCAGGATACCCAATGCGCCAGCATCTGCCCGATCGAGGGCGCGATCCTGGATGCGAACGGTATCGCCGTCAATCCGCCCGGTTCGTTGACCGGTATTCCACCGGAAAGAATGGCCGAGGTGATGGCGGAACTGCAAGCCCACTGA